A window of the Leucothrix mucor DSM 2157 genome harbors these coding sequences:
- a CDS encoding carbohydrate ABC transporter permease, with the protein MRKLSDAAGIHGYMAMVPGLLLGGLFVFYPLVAAVFFSLQEWTGFNSALVYVAFDNYSKLLSDPLFWGAFQRSLIFLLGTVPAQMFISLVLAVILNNQLLKLSPLFRTFVFLPVVTPAAIIGIVWTFLLSPFNGPINGLLLDIGLISSPIDFLGESETVMPSLIFVYVWKWLGLTMIYWMAALQTVPADVYDAAKLDNCKGGQLIWHVILPIIKPFAFVILVISAVSALNVFPLIMSMTNGGPFFTSEVIEVFIYRTAFATGDGSLPRLGYAAAAGVLFGLVVLVLTIMQAIIRKRSEVS; encoded by the coding sequence GTGCGTAAATTATCAGATGCTGCGGGCATTCATGGCTACATGGCCATGGTTCCCGGGCTGCTGCTTGGTGGATTGTTTGTTTTTTATCCGCTGGTTGCCGCCGTGTTTTTCTCATTACAGGAGTGGACTGGTTTTAACAGTGCACTGGTTTATGTCGCTTTTGATAATTACTCAAAGCTATTAAGTGATCCCCTGTTTTGGGGCGCATTTCAACGCTCCCTGATTTTCCTGCTGGGTACCGTGCCAGCACAAATGTTTATCTCATTAGTGCTGGCGGTCATTCTTAATAATCAGTTGCTTAAGCTCTCACCGCTATTCAGAACTTTTGTCTTTTTACCGGTGGTTACACCGGCAGCCATCATCGGCATTGTTTGGACCTTTTTATTAAGCCCTTTCAATGGTCCGATTAATGGATTGTTGCTCGATATTGGCTTGATCAGTAGCCCTATCGACTTTTTGGGCGAATCTGAAACCGTGATGCCATCACTGATCTTCGTGTATGTGTGGAAATGGTTGGGCTTGACCATGATCTATTGGATGGCGGCGCTTCAAACGGTCCCTGCCGATGTTTATGACGCCGCAAAGCTCGATAACTGTAAAGGCGGGCAATTAATTTGGCATGTGATTTTACCGATTATTAAGCCCTTTGCCTTTGTGATTTTGGTGATCTCGGCGGTTAGTGCATTGAATGTATTCCCGTTAATTATGAGTATGACTAACGGTGGGCCATTCTTTACCTCCGAAGTTATTGAGGTCTTTATTTATCGTACTGCGTTTGCAACCGGAGATGGCTCTTTGCCTCGCTTAGGATACGCCGCAGCGGCTGGTGTGCTGTTTGGATTAGTGGTGTTAGTGCTCACAATTATGCAAGCCATTATCAGAAAACGTTCGGAGGTAAGCTAA
- the msrB gene encoding peptide-methionine (R)-S-oxide reductase MsrB → MSTQHIPARRAFLRNTLGLAAAGAGGGLLASHTVYAKETSKAFEIIKTDKEWLAQLGPDRYKILREESTERPGTSALLKEKREGTYHCAGCDLPVYSSKTKYESGTGWPSFYDALPNAIGTREDRKLIFSVRTEVHCRRCGGHFGHVFDDGPKPTGKRHCLNGLAITFKPVA, encoded by the coding sequence ATGAGCACACAACACATTCCGGCACGACGGGCATTTTTAAGAAATACTTTGGGCTTGGCTGCGGCTGGCGCTGGTGGCGGTTTGTTAGCGAGCCATACGGTATACGCTAAGGAAACCTCTAAAGCCTTTGAGATTATTAAGACAGATAAAGAGTGGCTGGCTCAGTTAGGGCCTGACCGTTATAAGATTTTACGTGAAGAGTCCACTGAGCGTCCGGGTACTAGCGCTTTATTGAAAGAGAAGCGCGAAGGGACATACCACTGTGCCGGTTGCGATTTGCCGGTTTACTCTTCAAAAACTAAATATGAGAGCGGTACCGGCTGGCCAAGTTTTTACGATGCGCTACCCAATGCAATCGGCACTCGTGAAGACCGTAAATTGATCTTCTCAGTACGTACCGAAGTACATTGCCGTCGTTGTGGTGGGCATTTTGGTCATGTGTTTGACGATGGCCCTAAGCCAACTGGTAAACGTCATTGCTTGAATGGTTTGGCGATTACCTTTAAACCGGTGGCTTAG
- a CDS encoding carbohydrate ABC transporter permease, whose protein sequence is MKLHNYSPLSLLKHLVFGDRSSNWTIALTSAGLAIFCAIWIYPFLWMLSTSLKPNSELFAATGLIPEAPTFSNYIRAWTEAHMGQYFINTLIVTIGSVAMVSLSAALLGYVLGRYQFPGRKVIFIIFVAAVFMPQGFTIIPIFELLTFLDISSNLFGLTLATSGHGIVIYTLLFAGYFSQMPNELEEAAVMDGVSFLKVFWYVMLPLARPMMVTVIIMQVLHAWNDFLLPLVITLANPAIRTLSVGVYAFKGEQIIDWSGMAAASTISVLPIILLFILLQRYFINGLSGAVKG, encoded by the coding sequence ATGAAACTTCATAACTACTCACCGCTCAGTTTACTTAAGCATTTAGTGTTTGGAGATCGTAGTTCTAACTGGACGATTGCGCTCACGAGTGCTGGCCTTGCGATCTTTTGTGCGATCTGGATTTACCCATTCCTATGGATGCTTTCAACCAGTCTGAAGCCTAATTCAGAGCTGTTTGCTGCGACTGGATTAATTCCAGAGGCTCCAACATTTTCGAATTATATTCGGGCTTGGACTGAAGCGCACATGGGGCAGTACTTCATCAATACGTTGATTGTTACAATTGGCTCGGTGGCAATGGTGAGCCTTTCGGCTGCCTTATTGGGTTATGTCTTAGGTCGCTATCAATTCCCCGGTCGTAAAGTGATTTTCATCATCTTTGTGGCGGCAGTCTTTATGCCACAAGGCTTCACTATTATTCCGATTTTCGAACTCCTCACGTTTCTGGATATCTCCAGTAATTTATTTGGCCTCACGCTAGCCACGAGTGGTCATGGGATTGTGATTTACACGCTGTTATTCGCAGGCTATTTCAGTCAAATGCCTAACGAGCTAGAAGAAGCGGCGGTGATGGATGGGGTCAGTTTTCTGAAAGTGTTCTGGTATGTGATGTTACCGCTGGCGCGCCCGATGATGGTGACCGTGATCATTATGCAAGTACTGCATGCCTGGAATGACTTCTTACTTCCATTGGTTATCACGCTGGCCAACCCCGCGATTCGTACCTTGTCCGTCGGTGTTTACGCGTTTAAGGGTGAACAAATTATTGATTGGTCTGGTATGGCGGCGGCATCAACGATTTCGGTATTGCCGATTATTCTGCTTTTCATTTTATTGCAGCGCTACTTCATTAACGGCTTAAGCGGTGCGGTAAAAGGCTAA
- a CDS encoding phosphoribosyltransferase, producing MSKRYITAAELLRDSFRLASQVYEDGFRPQFIVGIWRGGAPIGIAVQEYFDYKEVQTDHIAVRTSSYYGINKQHKEIKVHGLHYLIENANADDGLLIVDDVFDSGRSIDALMKEISKLSRKNMPTDIRIACPWYKPSNKAVTMTPDYFVTETDEWLVFPHELSGLTPDEIKEGKTDLTEILDLL from the coding sequence ATGAGTAAACGGTATATTACCGCTGCAGAATTACTTCGCGATTCTTTTCGATTAGCTTCGCAAGTGTATGAGGACGGTTTCCGTCCTCAATTTATTGTTGGAATCTGGCGCGGTGGCGCACCGATCGGTATCGCAGTGCAGGAGTACTTCGATTATAAAGAGGTGCAGACTGACCACATTGCGGTTCGTACCTCGTCCTACTACGGCATTAATAAGCAACACAAAGAAATTAAGGTTCATGGCCTGCATTATCTGATTGAAAATGCGAATGCTGATGATGGCTTGCTGATCGTGGATGATGTGTTTGATTCAGGCCGCAGTATTGATGCGCTAATGAAAGAAATTTCCAAGCTGTCTCGTAAGAATATGCCGACTGATATTCGTATTGCTTGCCCTTGGTATAAGCCTTCGAATAAAGCGGTCACTATGACGCCGGATTACTTTGTCACTGAGACGGATGAATGGCTGGTGTTTCCGCATGAATTATCAGGCCTGACGCCGGATGAAATTAAAGAAGGCAAAACCGATCTGACTGAGATTTTGGATTTGCTGTAA
- a CDS encoding LysR family transcriptional regulator, which translates to MFSNIENLRRFIVIAEHGSMRSAAEVLSVTQPALSRTLHLLEEQCGSPLFERHGRGLRLTPTGESALRHSRHLLRESQIARDDIVASAMGDVGSLRIAAAPVWMSAILPTVILQLRIEHPKLHIRLRTLNFPEAIVGLDQGELDIFCGGFQVKEELPGFLIKKPMFMSKLTIVARQDHPLFKQPLQSMTPLIDYPWVSYLSNRAYFNMIMERVREATGQHCEASIQCDSMLTLLNLIQEGDYLSYLPASFVNMLPEGKVKVLPCPEAEIQFPSGLIFRRSLAGVKAFNNFVMHAEEYVEGSGFTALS; encoded by the coding sequence ATGTTCTCAAATATTGAAAATCTTCGACGCTTTATCGTCATCGCAGAACATGGCAGTATGCGCAGTGCCGCAGAAGTGCTGTCGGTAACCCAGCCCGCCCTCAGCCGCACCCTGCATTTACTGGAAGAGCAATGTGGTTCGCCCTTGTTTGAGCGACATGGACGTGGTCTGCGCCTCACGCCAACCGGTGAAAGCGCCCTACGCCACTCCCGTCACTTGTTAAGAGAAAGCCAGATTGCTCGCGATGATATTGTCGCCTCGGCGATGGGTGATGTCGGCTCACTACGAATTGCTGCAGCACCTGTCTGGATGAGCGCCATCTTACCAACCGTCATTTTACAACTACGCATTGAGCACCCCAAACTGCATATTCGCTTGAGGACACTCAACTTTCCGGAAGCCATTGTCGGACTGGATCAAGGGGAACTGGATATTTTTTGTGGCGGATTTCAGGTAAAAGAAGAGCTACCAGGCTTTCTGATTAAAAAGCCAATGTTTATGAGTAAGTTGACTATTGTGGCTAGACAAGACCACCCGCTTTTTAAACAACCGCTGCAAAGTATGACTCCACTGATCGACTACCCTTGGGTATCATATCTTAGCAATCGCGCTTATTTTAATATGATTATGGAGCGTGTTCGCGAAGCCACTGGGCAACACTGCGAAGCCAGCATTCAGTGCGACTCGATGCTGACTTTACTCAACCTCATTCAGGAAGGTGATTACTTGTCGTATTTACCGGCCAGCTTTGTAAATATGCTGCCAGAGGGGAAAGTGAAAGTCCTGCCTTGCCCCGAAGCGGAGATACAGTTTCCTTCCGGGCTTATTTTCAGGCGTAGTTTAGCTGGGGTGAAAGCATTCAATAATTTTGTAATGCACGCAGAAGAGTATGTGGAGGGGTCAGGGTTTACTGCCCTGAGCTGA
- a CDS encoding ABC transporter substrate-binding protein — protein sequence MSHSPRLSLSRRRFLQTTAGGIAGLALGSRFAYADSQLPSAINSIKAGSKLRWVDSGDQKAVFYKQFFAEYAKARNIDVVYDPLPWKEIAQVVPLGVRNKTAHDVFALPQNDNPANAMAQGWIQPFDDFIPDMAAWKAKFPAGAFLPGVNEFEGKTYGLPFTSNKRYTTQLLFNRKYMKQAGFDPDSSPLTWSQFRGAAKKITEQGKGRYFGFIIGGSQLGRWSFAVRDMGRMAGASAGGDGVLDSDIDFRTGEYVFDSEQYIGAVELFIAMKKDRSFFPGTMGLNAPQARAYVPQGAAGMILQGPWNIPQWEKAHPDFDFGIVSGPVPDEGPAGKLSIGQGASLPNTMWLYSGSENGAIAGDIFHYLGSLEGQIAWANIVGAGDPPIMSAAIEKADMSPRAKSILKHFDEAIKVGPNPLVRKPALAEVANRFQAPDVSFAQTVQGLVGGQLKDVSKEMKALKQRYNDSMDKAFEKARKAGADVSRDDLVFADWNPDVDYTSAS from the coding sequence ATGAGCCATTCACCAAGATTGTCATTGTCCCGTCGACGGTTTTTACAAACGACTGCGGGCGGTATTGCTGGTTTAGCGCTCGGTAGTCGTTTTGCCTATGCCGACTCCCAGCTACCTTCAGCGATTAATAGCATCAAGGCAGGTTCCAAATTACGTTGGGTTGATAGTGGCGACCAAAAGGCCGTTTTTTATAAGCAGTTTTTTGCAGAATACGCCAAGGCTCGAAATATCGATGTGGTTTACGACCCTCTGCCATGGAAAGAAATCGCGCAGGTTGTGCCGCTAGGTGTTCGCAATAAAACGGCACATGATGTGTTTGCGCTGCCTCAAAATGACAATCCTGCCAATGCGATGGCTCAGGGCTGGATACAGCCTTTTGATGATTTCATTCCAGATATGGCCGCTTGGAAAGCGAAATTTCCAGCCGGTGCATTTTTGCCGGGTGTGAATGAGTTCGAGGGTAAAACATACGGTTTGCCGTTCACGTCTAATAAGCGTTACACCACACAGCTTTTATTCAATCGTAAGTACATGAAGCAGGCGGGTTTTGACCCAGATAGCTCACCGCTAACCTGGTCTCAATTCAGAGGTGCGGCTAAGAAAATCACCGAGCAGGGCAAAGGTCGTTATTTCGGTTTTATTATTGGTGGTAGTCAGCTGGGCCGTTGGTCGTTTGCCGTGCGGGATATGGGCCGTATGGCTGGCGCAAGTGCCGGTGGTGATGGTGTGTTGGACTCTGATATTGACTTCCGTACCGGCGAGTATGTGTTTGATAGTGAGCAGTATATTGGTGCGGTTGAGCTATTTATTGCGATGAAGAAAGACCGCAGCTTCTTCCCTGGAACCATGGGGCTAAATGCGCCACAAGCTCGTGCGTATGTGCCTCAAGGAGCTGCTGGCATGATTTTACAAGGCCCATGGAATATCCCGCAATGGGAGAAAGCCCATCCAGACTTTGACTTCGGTATCGTGTCTGGACCCGTGCCCGATGAGGGGCCGGCTGGTAAGCTGAGTATTGGTCAGGGAGCTTCTTTACCCAATACCATGTGGCTGTACAGTGGCTCTGAAAATGGCGCAATCGCGGGTGATATTTTCCATTATCTTGGCAGTCTGGAAGGGCAAATTGCATGGGCGAATATTGTTGGCGCGGGTGACCCACCCATTATGTCTGCCGCGATTGAGAAAGCCGATATGTCTCCTCGGGCTAAATCCATTCTTAAACACTTTGATGAAGCGATTAAAGTCGGGCCGAATCCTTTGGTACGCAAGCCTGCTTTGGCTGAAGTGGCTAATCGTTTCCAAGCGCCGGATGTGAGCTTTGCGCAAACTGTGCAAGGCTTAGTCGGCGGACAACTCAAAGACGTTAGTAAAGAGATGAAAGCCCTGAAACAGCGCTACAACGATTCGATGGATAAGGCGTTTGAAAAAGCCAGAAAAGCGGGTGCCGATGTCAGTCGGGATGATTTGGTCTTTGCTGATTGGAATCCTGACGTCGACTATACCTCAGCGAGCTAA